AGCGAAAGGCCGAGGGCCTGGGCCCGCTCACGCAGGCGCACGTTGTGGGCCTGCGAACCCGTCGCATATTGCCAGGCGGTCCCAAAGCGCGGCCCGGGGTGCACCCACAGCTGCGCTTGCAGGCCGCCATCGAGCTCGACGCTGATCTTGGTGTCCCCCTGGCTACGTACTCGCCGGACCTCCGGGAAGGCCGCAAAGGCCGCCAGGACGACGCCTGGATCGGCAGAGGCCACGACCAGGTCAATGTCACCAATAGTTTCCCGCCAGCGCCGCAAGCTTCCTCCGAGCTCTGCCGATTCGACCCCCTCAGTCGCCCGCAGCTTCGCCAGCAACCTCCCCGCCATCGGCAGGGCGACGCCGATCGAAGTGCGCCCGGAGCGGCGATGGTAGGCCTCGATGCTGGCCAGGATCCGGGCCTCGGACTTTTCGCCCATCCCAGACATGGCCCGCAGCCTGCCTGCACGCGCGGCGGCTTCCAGCTCATCGACGCTGGTCACGCCCAGCTCTTTCCAGAAGCGGGCCGCCTTCTTGGGACCCACATCCTGAATCTCCAACACGGCGACCAGACCCTCGGGGACCTCGCCCGCCAGCTTGTCGTAGAAAGCGAGGCGACCCGTCTGAAGCAGCTCCTCGATCTTGGCGGCGAACGCCTCCCCTACCCCGGGGATTTCGCGCAGCCGGCCCTGTTCGGCCAGGGCCGAGACCTCCTCGCTGGTCGTGCGAACCGACTCGGCAGCCCGCCGGTAGGAGTTGACCCGATAGACGGCCTCGCCCTGGATTTCCAGCAGATCCGCGATCCGATCGAAGACAGCGCCGACTTCGCGGTTGTCCATGCCCTCACCTCATCTCGCCGAATGCCAGCTGCCCATGGGCGAACTCAGGGCTCCGAGGCGGCCAACAACAGCGAGACTTTCCACCAGTTTCCATCCCCCTGGATGCCAACCCCGGCGTAGCGGTACTTGCTGCTCAGCAGCAGCTCGCGATTGGCCGGGCTGGCCTCCCAGGCCCGCACGGCATCCGCCGCAAGACCCTCCAGGTTTCTTTGACTTCCATAGACGAGCTCGCCCACAGGCCCCCGAAATCCCGTAGCCTGCAGCAGCTCCTGGGCACTGGGAGAGGCGCCGGAGGGGTCTTCGTGACCGAGGTACTTGCTGGCAGTCATCCCCTGGGCGCGGGCCAGGGCCAGCCCCATCAGCGTTCCGGAAGCCGTCAGCGGAGGCAGCCCTGCCTGGATTCGCAGGACATTCGCGGCGCTGACAACCCCGATGGCGGCTGGCATCATTTGCTCTTCAGAGAGCTGCTCGGGACGGCCGGCGTGCAGCGCAGTCGAGGCCGCCGGCTGCGCTTCGGACGTGGACGCCAGGGGGGGCGCTGGCGCACTCGCCCGCGAGCAGGCAGTGATCCACAGCGCGCTCAAGAGCGCCGCCTTGGCAGTCGTGATCCGGCTGGGCCTCATCAGGCTGGATTATAGCCATGCGCCGCGGTTGGGTCGGAATTCGCCTCCGGTCCCCGGAAGGTCGCATTCTTGTTACGAAACCCCCAGGTGAGCGAAGCTGGGGCCGCATGGCGGCCAGGGATCCGGTATGCTATTCTATGAAGTGGCGCGCGTACCCAAGGCGATCCAGTGTCCAACCCCGACTCCCTCCGCCCCATCATCGTCTACCTGGTGCGTCAGCATCCGCTAGAAAAGGACAGCTCTCGCCCTCCGTTCCGCTGGCTGCATACCGAGAACGACTTCCGCCGCCAGCTGGAGAAGCTGATCGGCCCCTTCGACGAGGCTCAGCTCAGCATGATCGTGGACGACATGCCGGCTGGCCCGGGCTGGGACGTCCTGCTCGAAGCGCTAGGGGAGGAGCGGGTGCGAATGGTCGTCACCCACCTTGCCCCCTTAACCTCGGCCCAGCGGCAGCAGTTGATCGGGGTGTGTGCCGAAACCGGCGCCCGGCTGGTCACCCCCTCCGATGCCGGCCGCAACCGCATCGGATCCCCACCACAACGCAGCCTCTAGCACCAGCGGCCGCTGCCCGGGCCCGAGCTCGCGGGTGGCTTCTGCCAATTCACGGAGCTTGGCCGGCGTAGGCCTGCGTAAGGGAGGCCGGGCGGACGAGTGATCCTCACCGCCTGCGCTATCGGGGTGGACCATCTGGCGGCAATGGCCTGAGCGCCGGCGCCTGCCCGGATGGCCTGGTTCCGAAGGATCCCGCGGACTCCGCCGCGCTCAACCACAGCCCCCGCCCGGCGCACGGTGCAGCCCACACCCAGCCGCTGCGAGCCGGGCCGCTGACCCCGATCCCGCTCGACCGGAATGGTAGAATGACCAGTTGACCCGATGACCGCCTTCAAGCTGCATGCTCCCTACCAGGCCACGGGGGATCAACCCGAGGCCATCGAGCAACTCGTCGCCGGCCTGAACCGCAGCGACCGGCATCAGGTCTTGCTGGGCGCTACCGGCACGGGGAAGACCTTCACCATCGCCAACGTCATCGCCCGCGTGCAGCGCCCCACCCTGATCCTGGCCCATAACAAGACCCTCGGCGCGCAGCTGTATGCGGAGTTCAAGGACTTCTTTCCCGAGAACGCGGTCGAGTACTTCGTCTCCTACTACGATTACTACCAGCCCGAAGCCTATGTTCCCCGGCACGACCTGTACATCGAGAAAGAAACCGACATCAACGAGGACATCGAGCGCATGCGCCTCTCGGCGACGACGTCGGTGATCTCACGGTCGGATGTCATCGTTGTGGCCTCGGTCTCTTGCATCTACGGGATCGGCAGCCCGGAGGCCTACGGGCGGGTTGTTATCAACCTCGAGAAAGGCGCCACCTATCGGCGGGCGGCTGTGCTGCGTCAATTGGTGGAGAGCCAGTATCAGCGCAACGACGTGGACCTACACAGCGGGACCTTCCGCGTGCGCGGCGATACGCTGGAGGTGATCCCGGCATACGATGAGTTCGGCCTGCGGATCAGTTTCTTTGGCGAGGAAGTCGAGCGGATCAGCCGCTTCGATCCGCTGACCGGGGAAATCCTCGCCAGTCTCGACTCGGTTTCAATATATCCCGCCAAGCACTTCATCACCGAGGCTGAGAAGATGCAGGCCGCCCTGCAGGCGATCGAGGCCGAGTTGGCGAGCCGAGTAGAGGAGCTGAAGGGCGCCGGACGCCTGCTCGAAGCTCAGCGGCTTGAGCAGCGCACGAACTACGACCTGGAAATGTTGCGCGAAGTCGGCTACGCCTCCGGCGTCGAGAACTACTCCCGTCATCTCGACCAACGGCCGGCGGGCTCGCCGCCCTGGGTTCTGATCGACTACTTCCCGCCGAACTACCTGCTGGTGATCGACGAGAGCCACATGACAATCCCCCAAGTGCGCGGTATGTATGGCGGCGACCGGTCGCGCAAGGAAACGCTCGTCGAGTACGGATTCCGTCTGCCCTCCGCCCTGGACAACCGCCCGTTG
This sequence is a window from Anaerolineales bacterium. Protein-coding genes within it:
- the uvrB gene encoding excinuclease ABC subunit UvrB, whose amino-acid sequence is MTAFKLHAPYQATGDQPEAIEQLVAGLNRSDRHQVLLGATGTGKTFTIANVIARVQRPTLILAHNKTLGAQLYAEFKDFFPENAVEYFVSYYDYYQPEAYVPRHDLYIEKETDINEDIERMRLSATTSVISRSDVIVVASVSCIYGIGSPEAYGRVVINLEKGATYRRAAVLRQLVESQYQRNDVDLHSGTFRVRGDTLEVIPAYDEFGLRISFFGEEVERISRFDPLTGEILASLDSVSIYPAKHFITEAEKMQAALQAIEAELASRVEELKGAGRLLEAQRLEQRTNYDLEMLREVGYASGVENYSRHLDQRPAGSPPWVLIDYFPPNYLLVIDESHMTIPQVRGMYGGDRSRKETLVEYGFRLPSALDNRPLSFDEFEQRAGQVIYTSATPGPYEMERASQVVEQIIRPTGLVDPEVEVRPVKGQIDDLVGEIRRRVEAGQRALVTTLTKRMAEDLSDYLQEMGVKVHYLHSEIDTLERVSILRDLRLGVYDVVVGINLLREGLDLPEVSLVAILDADKEGFLRSDTALIQTIGRAARHVDGRVLMYADTITGSMQRALGETERRRAKQVAYNQAHGIEPASIIKAVRDITDQVAMHTLAESKGEYTALRPTDLPKDELARVIKELEKKMRAAAEGLEFEQAAALRDQIFELREALAEKQELPPWKRARALAGEI
- a CDS encoding CAP domain-containing protein, with amino-acid sequence MRPSRITTAKAALLSALWITACSRASAPAPPLASTSEAQPAASTALHAGRPEQLSEEQMMPAAIGVVSAANVLRIQAGLPPLTASGTLMGLALARAQGMTASKYLGHEDPSGASPSAQELLQATGFRGPVGELVYGSQRNLEGLAADAVRAWEASPANRELLLSSKYRYAGVGIQGDGNWWKVSLLLAASEP